GGCGCGGCTCGACGCCCTGCTGCGCCGCTCGCAGAGCCAGGCTGTGGAGACCGTGATGACGCTGGGCGACCTCTCGGTCGACATGCTGTCGCACCGCGTCACGCGCGCCGGCAAGCCGGTGGCGCTGCAGCCGCGCGAATTCAAGCTGCTCACCTATCTGCTGCGCCATGCCAACCAGGTGGTGACGCGCACCATGCTGCTCGAGAGCGTGTGGGACTACCACTTCGACCCGCAGACCAACGTCATCGACGTCCACATCAGCAAGCTGCGCCAGAAGATCGACGCCGGCTTCGCCACGCCGCTGCTGCGCACGGTGCGCAATGCCGGCTACATGCTGACCGACCAGCCATGAGGCATTCTTGAACCTGCGCCTGCCCGGGTTTTCCGCGCGCACCATCGCGATCGGCTACGCCGTCGTCAGCCTGCTGGTACTGGCCATGTTCGCCGGTCCGCTGTGGTTCGCCTGGCACAAGAACATCGGCGAGGTGCGCACCCAGCTACTCAAGTCCGATGCGCGCCACCTGAGCAACCTGTTCGAGCGCCAGGGCCCGCCGGCGCTGGCGGCGGCGATCGATAGCCAGGTCCATGGCGTCAACGATGGCGTGCGCAAGATCATGCTGCTGGTCGCCCCCGACGGCGCCAAGCTGGCCGGCAACCTGCCGGAGTGGCCCGAGGGCGTGCCGGAACGCGATGGCCTGTGCCAGGTGACGATCCGGGTCGACGACAAGCCGCGCAACGTGGAACTGGTGCGGGTGACGCTGGAAGACGGCTATATGCTTCTGGTGGCCAGCAACCTGGACCGCTTCCAGCAGCTCGAGCGCCTGTTCGCCTATGGCCTGCTGGGCTGCGCGCTGGCGGTGCTGGTGGGCGCGGCGCTGGGTGGGGTGTTGATCCGGCGCGCGCTGCTGGGGCGGGTGCAGCGCATCAGCCAGACCACGGCCTCGATCATCGAGGGCAAGCTGTCGCACCGCCTGGTCGAGCCGTGCGACGGCGACGAGCTGCAGCAGCTGACGCGCACCGTGAACCGCATGCTGGACCAGATCGAGCACCTGGTGACCGGGGTGCAGGACGTGTCGAACGCGATCGCGCACGACCTGCGCACGCCCCTGTCCGAACTGCGCGCGCGGCTCGAGGAGCTGTCGGTGGCGCGTCCCGCGGGCGAAGAGACCTTCGCCGAGATCGACGCCGCGATCGACGACGTCGACCGCGTGATGGGCATCTTCAATGCGCTGCTGCGCCTCGCCGAGATCGACAGCGGCAGCCGGCGCGGGGGCTTCGTCGAGGTCGACCTTGCGGCGCTGGGCGCCGAGGTGACCGAATTCTACGGCCCGGTGGCCGAGCTGAAGGACATCGACCTGGGCTTCGACGCCCCGGAAGACTTGCGGGTCGTGGGCGACCCCGTGCTGCTGGCCCAGGCGCTGGGCAATATGGCCGACAACGCCCTCAAGTTCGCCCCGGTGCGGGGCACGATCGCGATCACCGCGCGCCGCCTGGACGCCGACACGGTGGCGGTGGTGGTGGCCGACAATGGCCCCGGCATCCCGGAGCACGAGCGCACGCGCGTCATCGAGCGCTTCTACCGGGTCGACGCCAGCCGCGGCACGCCGGGCGTGGGCCTGGGCCTGAGCGTGGTCTCGGCCGTGGCGCGCCTGCATGGCGGCGCGCTGACCCTGGAAGACAACCACCCAGGCCTGCGCGCCACCCTGCGCCTGCAGGCCAATCCGGCGGCGCAGGCGCGCTGAGCGCCCGGCCTCATTTGCCGGCGTTGGGCGCGGGCACCGGCCCGGCGCGCTCCATGATCGCCTCGATCGAGCCGCGCGCATCCTTCATCGCCTGCGGCACGTCGACGCCGAGCAGGCGCCCGCCGCGCTTGCGGACGACGCCGTCGACGATCACGGTATCGACATTGGCCGGCGTGGCCGAATAGACGACCAGGGCATAGGGATCGTCCTCGCTGGAGAGGGCCATATTGAGCGCGCCCGGATCGACCAGGATCAGGTCGGCGCGCTTGCCGGGCGTGATCGAACCAATCTGGTCGTCCATGCCGATCGAGCGCGCGGCCTCGATGGTGGCCAGTTCGAGGATGCGGCGCGGCGCGACCGCCGTCTCGGCCTTCCTGGCGCCGGACTCGGTAAGCGCCAGCAGGCGCATATTGGCGAACAGGTCGGCGCTGCCGGCCAGCGCGGTGCCGTCGATGCCCAGGCCGAGGCGGCCCACGTCCTGATAGTCGCTCAGCACGGTGAGACCATAGCCGACCCGCTGCTCGGTGACAGGCGTGAGCGACAGCGCGCTGCCGGCCGCGCGGAACGCGGCCAGTTCGCCAGGCGTGGCGCCAGTGGCATGCACGATCTGCACATCCTTGCCGAGCAGTCCGCTCGCGACCAGCGCGCCATTGCGCTTGCCGCCCGAGTGCACCGACACCGGCAAGCCGAGCGCACGCGCCGCCGCAACCTCGCGCCGCCCGTTCTCCAGCAGGGCTGGCGCCCCCTCACCCACCCCACGCCAGCCAAATCCCAGCGTCACCATCCCCTGCCGCATGCGTCCCGCCACGGCTGCCAGGTGCTCGAGATCGACGCTCTCATGCCCCGGCAAGTCGTCATGCGCCCCATACAACAACCGCGCCCGGATCCCGCTACGCCGCAGCGCCCGTTCCGCCGCATCGAGATGCGCCGGGCTGCGCAGATTATGGAAAAAGTCGACAGTGGTCGTCACCCCCGACGCGAGCGTCTCGAGCGCCCCGAAATAGGTACCAACTTCAATATCGCGCGCCGTATAGTGCCGCCCCAAATGCTTCTTGAGCACAAAATAATCGGTCCGCGCCGTATTGCGAAACTGCCCGCGCGCCGCGCTGAGCCACAGATGATTATGGGTATCGACCAGCCCCGGCATCAAGATCATGCCAGCCGCATCGATCCGCTCCACCCCCGCCGCCTCGAGCCCCCGCCCGACCTCGACGATCCGCCCCTCCCGCACCAGCACATCCGCCCCCCGCCGATCGCCAACTTGGGGATCGAAACTCAGCACATGCGCATTCTGGATCAACAACGCCCCCGCCAGCGTCAACTGCGACCACCCCATCAATACCGCCACCACAAAACCGCACCAAAGCATCCGCATGGCAATTCCCCTATCCCGAATAACCATGCCATTCTACAATCGACTCCCCCTACCCGACGCCACGCACCCACCCATCAATTAGGGTCAGAGTAAAATTGTTTGACAACTTCAGTAAATCAATTACGAATTAAATCTACTCCGACCCTAATTCTTGGGTAATAGCTTGGGATTACCATAGGGTCGGAGTCGAATTAACTGACAACTTGGAAAATTGCTCGATAAATCGACTCTGACCCTCATGGATGAAACCTGATTTTCAGGCCAAATAGTTTCAGCTATAAAACCAAATGAAGCCGGGAATGTGTTTCAATACCCGCAGTGCCAGACTGGCCCAAAAACAAAGAGGGTCAGAGTGAGATGCACCGGAATGGTGGACAGGATTAACGTCACCGCCGCATGGCTGGCCGCAGCCGCGGCGGCAGCGCGCGCCGGCGAGGCGCCGACTGGCGCGGCGGCGGGCGGCGCTACCGGTGCTTCGGCCCCACCCTGTCCGGGGCGAAAGGCCAGCATGCGCAGCAGGGTCATGGTGAAGCCGGCGTATTCGTCCGGCGCCAGCCCGATCTCGTTGCGGCCGTGGACGGCGATCTGGTAGTACAGCTGTACTTCTTGCGGCTCGAAGACGCCGGCCAGGCGCATGATATCGGCCAGCTCGGGCAAGTCTTGCGGCACGGCGCCGGGCACCGACTGCGCCAGCGCGATCCGGTGCAGCAGAGTGCCCAGGTCTTGCAGTGCGCCGTTATAGGACAGGCTGCGGCTGGCCATCTCGTCGGCCACCGCCATCAGGTCGGCGCCGTCCTGCGCCGCCAGCGCATCGAGCAGGCGCACCAGGTAAGACTGGTCGAGCGCGCCGAGCATGCCCTGCACCGCGTCGAGCGTGACCTGGCCGGCCGCATAGGCGATCGCCTGGTCGGTGAGCGACAGCGCATCGCGCATCGAGCCGTGGGCGCCTTGCGCCAGCAGGCGCAGGGCCGGCTGCTCGAAGGTCACGCCCTCTTGCCCCAGGATGTTCTCGAGATGGCCGACGATATGGCCCGGCGGCATCTGCTTGAGGTTGAACTGGAGGCAGCGCGACAGCACCGTGACGGGAATCTTTTGCGGGTCGGTCGTCGCCAGGATGAACTTGACGTGCGGCGGCGGTTCTTCGAGCGTCTTGAGCATCGCGTTGAACGCGTGGTTGGTGAGCATGTGCACCTCGTCGATCATATAGACCTTGAAGCGCGCATTGCTCGGCGCATAGACCGCCTGTTCCAGCAGCTGGGCCATCTCGTCCACGCCGCGGTTGGACGCCGCGTCCATCTCGATATAGTCGACGAAGCGGCCGGCATCGATCGCGCGACAGGCTTCGCACTGGCCGCACGGCTCGGCCGTGATCCCGCCCTGCCCGTCCGGGCCGGTGCAATTGAGCGACTTGGCCAGGATGCGCGACAGGGTGGTCTTGCCGACCCCGCGCGTGCCCGTGAACAGATAGGCGTGGTGCAAGCGCTCCGTGCGCAAGGCATGGCTCAGCGCACGGACGACGTGCTCCTGGCCGACCAGCGTTTCGAAGTTCTTGGGACGGTATTTGCGGGCGAGGACTTGATAGGACATGCCACGATTTTACCGCAGATGAGAGGCGCCGCGAACAAAACGGGGGCATGCACTTGGGCAAACGGCATGGGCAACGTCTGCGATGGACGCGGCTACGCCAGGACCGAACAACGAGAAGAAGGGAGTAACTACAGGGGGGAGAGATAAGAGGCGAGCCTGATCTGCGGCACTTGCGGTGAACGGCTTTGGCTGCTTCGTTCCCGACCTGACCAGGTAAACCATGCCACAATGCGCAGGGGCCCGCCAGCGCTCATTATACCTTAGGGTAAAGCGTTTAGGGAAATGGGCCATCGTCTCCCCAAGCAGCCCGCCAGAACCATTCCGACGCTAGCACCAGCACGTCGTTACCTCCACTGGAGGTAACGACTACCCGCGGAGGCGGGTACCTGAGTTCTTCGCTCAGCCAGCTCGATCAAACGTAGCGTCAGCGCAAGGAAAATCGGGTTCCCGCCTGCGCGGGAACGACGTGCCAAGGGAGGTGGGATAAAACAGGCATGCCGGCTTGCTCGCTCAAATCCCCAACTGCCCCCAGATCTCGTCGATCTTCTTCTTGACCGCCGGCTCCATCACGATCGGGGTGCCCCACTCGCGATTGGTTTCACCGGGCCATTTATTAGTGGCATCGATCCCCATCTTGCTGCCCAGGCCACTGATCGGCGAGGCGAAGTCGAGGTAGTCGATCGGAGTATTGTCGACCATCACCGTGTCGCGGGTCGGGTCGACGCGGGTCGTGATGGCCCAGATCACTTCTTTCCAGTCGCGCACGTCGACGTCTTCGTCGACCACGACGATGAACTTCGTATACATGAACTGGCGCAAGAAACTCCACACGCCGAACATCACCCGCTTGGCGTGGCCGGCGTACTGCTTCTTCATCTGCACTACCGCCATGCGGTAGCTGCAGCCTTCCGGCGGCAGGTAGAAGTCGGTGATTTCGGTGAACTGCTTCTGCAGCAGAGGAATGAAGACTTCGTTGAGCGCCACGCCCAGCACGGCCGGCTCGTCCGGCGGCTTGCCGGTATAGGTCGAGTGATAGATCGGGTCGCGCCGCATCGTGATGCGGTCGATCGTGAACACCGGGAAACTATCCTGTTCATTATAGTAGCCGGTGTGGTCGCCATACGGCCCCTCGAGCGCATGCTCGAAGCCCGACGGGTGGTTTTCATCCGGATGGATATGCCCTTCGAGCACGATCTCGGCCGACGCTGGAACCCTTAATTCACTACCGATGGCCTTGGTCAGCGCCGTGCGGCTGCCACGCAGCAGGCCGGCGAACTGGTATTCGGACAGGGTGTCCGGCACCGGCGTGACGGCGCCCAGGATGGTGGCCGGGTCGGCGCCCAGCGCCACCGCGATCGGATACGGCTGCCCCGGATTGGCCAGCGCGTGCTCGCGGAAATCGAGGGCGCCGCCGCGGTGCGCCAGCCAGCGCATGATCACTTTGTTCGGCCCCAGCACCTGCTGGCGGTAGATGCCCAGGTTCTGGCGCTTCTTGTTCGGCCCCTTGGTGATGACCAGGCCCCAGGTGATCAGGGGCGCGACATCGCCCGGCCAGCAGTGCTGGATCGGCAGGCGGCCGAGGTCGACGTCCTTGCCCTCCCACACGATTTCCTGGCAGGGGGCGCCCTTCACTTCCTTCGGCGCCATGTCCCACACCGCCTTGACGAGCGAGCCCATGCCCATGATGTCCTTGAATCCCTTGGGCGGCTCGGGTTCCTTCAGGCGCGCCAGCACGTGGCCAATCTGGCGCAGCTCGCCCAGGTCGTCGGCGCCCATGCCCAGCGCCACCCGGCGCGGGGTGCCGAACAGGTTGCCGAGGACGGGGATCGTGTGCCCGCTCGGCTGGCTGAACAGCAATGCGGGGCCGGCGGCGCGCAGGGTGCGGTCGCAGACTTCGGTCATTTCGAGGTGGGGCGATACCGGAATGTCAACACGTTTGAGCTCGCCCATGCGTTCGAGCTGGGCCATAAAATCACGCAAGTCTGTATATTTCATCAAGTTTTGTGCATTTCTTCGATTGCAGAACGTAAGTGAGAGGGTGGTGCCAAGTGATTGATTCGTCAAGTGTTTCCATTTGGAAGGCGACCTCATCAGAACCAAAAGTAATAAGGATCGAGCGTGCTAGGGTTGACTTGATATAAGGTCCACCCCTACAATCCGTCCTACTTGATGAGACGGCCTTACCTTTTTTGACACAATTTTAGCTGTTCTCATGCATTCACGGGGTCGGGGCCCCATATGACATTTTAAGGAGTGTTTTCTCTTGGGCGTCTGCCCAAACCCCCGAGACAGTTGTTGAGCCACTGGTCCCTGCCCTCCGGGTTAGCAGCCAGCTGAAGCAAAGCAATGACGGCGTTAGTCGGCCGCGTCGCGGCGACAAACGATTTTCTGATGCACGGCAAAAGTCCATCCACCGTATCGCTCCGAGCGAGACGACGGGATCCTTTTTGCCGCGACAAGGGGAAAATTCGATGTTTCATCGTTTGGTCACGAGCGCAAGGCTCGTGCAATCCATGGCGAGCCAGCCAATCACGTGGTCTTCCGTGAGCAAAACGGCAAGCGGACTCTTGAAAACCGCACGCACTACCCTGACCGTGTTCGGTCTGACCGCAGTCGCCATGCTGGCGCTGCTGTATACCAATGACAGTTTCGCCAAGCGCGTCTCTGAGATGCTGCATCCGCAGCCAGTCACCGTCGCCGCCGTACCGGTGGCGCCTGTCGTCGCGTCGACGCCGAAGGCCGTGGTCGAGGCGGTTGCCGTCGAAACGACGCACTTGCGCGATTCGCATGCGATGCTGGGAGATAGCAAGCAGCAGCAGTACGTGACCAAGTGGCTGTCCAAGCGTTATCGCGTAGCCGGCGACGCCGCCAATATGCTGGTCTCGACCGCTTATCTGACGGCGCATGAGCTCAAGCTCGACCCACTGCTGATCCTGGCCGTGATGGCGATCGAATCGGGCCTGAACCCGTTCGCCGAAAGCGCGATGGGCGCCAAGGGCCTGATGCAGGTCATGGCAAAGGTCCATCACGACAAGTTCGAGGACGTCGGAGGCCCGCAGGCGGCCCTGAATCCGGTCGCCAACATCCGTGTCGGCGCCCTGATCCTGAAGGATTACGTCAAGCGCACCGGTTCGATCGAAGGCGGCCTGAAGACCTATGTCGGCGCGGCCGACCTGGAAACCGATTCGGGCTACGGCAACAAGGTGCTGGCCGAGTACAAGCTGCTCAAGAAAGTCTCGAAAGGCCAGAACGTTCCCGTGCGCACCCCGCGCGTGGCGCCGGCGCCAGCCACGATCATGACCGCCAAGCAGACCGAGACCGACACGGCCAAGCCTGAGGCGAAGCCGATGCAGGAGACCACCACCGTGTCCACTACCGGCGCGAAGGTGCCGAACGTGGAGCCGCTGGCAGGGCTGTAATCGTCGCGAGGAAGTCCTTAAGCCACCGCTGCGGCGGTGGCTTTCTTGCATGTGCGCGCACCACTACATATATATAGACACGGAAACCGCCCAACAAAAAAGCCACCGGCTCGCGCACGGTGGCTTTTTTATTGCAACTGAACCCGCCGATCAACGACGCTCGTTCGCCGCCACTTCGTCCGGCCGCAGCTTCGACGCCAGCTTGTCCAGCACGCCATTGACGTACTTGTGCCCATCGATCCCGCCGAACGACTTGGTCAATTCGACCGCCTCGTTGATCACGACCCGGTACGGGATCTCGGGATGATTCTTCAGCTCGTAGGCGCCCAGCAGCAGCACCGCGTGCTCGATCGGCGACAGCTCGCCGATGGCGCGGTCGATCAGCGGGGCGATCGCCTCGCGCAGCTCGATCGAGGTGCTGATCGCGCCATTGAGCAGCGCCGAGAAGAACTCGCTGTCGGCCTTGTCGAAACCGTGGGCGCCGCGGATATTGGTCGCCACGACCCGTGCCGATTCATTATTCAGCAGCCATTGATACAGACCCTGGAGCGCGAACTCGCGCGCGCGGTGGCGCGGCGTGCGGTTCTTGCTGGGGTTGGCGTGCGTGCTCTTGTCAGTCATTGTGTTCTTGCCTTTACTGTTATTCGTCCTCTGGCACCAGCTCGTCCAGCGCCATCAGGAGGTTGGCCATCTCGACCGCGACGCGCGCGGCGTCGCCGCCCTTCTCGGCCATGCGGACTTCGGCCTGCTCGTCGTTCTCGGTGGTCAGGATCGCGTTGGCGATCGGAATGCCGTAGTCGAGGCCGATGCGGGTGATGCCGGCGCCCGATTCGTTCGACACCAGCTCGAAGTGGTAGGTTTCGCCGCGGATTACGGCGCCCAGCGCGATCAGCGCGTCGAACTGTTCGGTGACGGCCATGCGCTGCAGCGCCAGCGGCACTTCGAGCGCACCCGGCACGGTCACGTGCAGGATGTCTTCGTCGGCCACGCCCAGGCGCTTGAGTTCGGCCAGGCAGGACGACAGCAGGCCGTGGCCGACGTCGGCGTTGAAACGGGCCTGCACGATACCGATGCGCAGGTCTTCGCCCTGCAGATTGCTTTCAAAAGTTCCTACCGTCATGGCTGACCTCTTTGTATTCCGTGTTGGTTGATTGGGTGCTTCAGGCTTCGGGACGCGGCACGTAGCCCGTGACTTCCAGGTCGAAACCGGTCATCGACGGCATCTTGCGCGGATTGGCCAGCAGCTGCATCTTGCCCACGCCCAGGGCGCGCAGGATCTGGGCGCCGATGCCGTAGGTGCGCAAGTCCATCGACGCGGCGCGGGCGCCAGCGCGGTTCGCCTTGCCGTCCTGCGGCGCCAGTTGGGCGAACAGTTGATCGGCGCTTTCGCCGCAATTGAGCAGCACGATCACGCCGGCGTCGCTGGCCTTGATGGTCTTCATGGCCGACGCCATGTCCCAGGAGTGGGTGGTGGCGCGGTTCTCGAGCAGGTCGAGGATCGACACCGGCTGGTGCACGCGCACCAGCGCTTCTTTCTCGGGCGACAGCTCGCCATGGACCAGGGCCAGGTGGGCCGAGCCGCTCGGCGCGTCGCGGAAGGCGACCAGCTGGAATTCGCCGGCCTCGGTCGAGAGCGTGCGCTCGGCAACGCGCTCGACCAGGCATTCGTTCTGGCTGCGGTAGTGGATCAGGTCGGCGATGGTGCCGATCTTGAGGTTGTGTTCTTTGGCGAACTCGACCAGGTCGGGCAGGCGCGCCATGGTGCCGTCTTCCTTGATGATCTCGCAGATCACCGAGGCCGGGGTCAGGCCCGCCATGTGGGTCAGGTCGCAACCCGCTTCGGTATGCCCGGCGCGCATCAGGACGCCGCCCTTCTGGGCGCGCAGCGGGAAGATATGGCCCGGCTGCACCAGGTCGTCCGGGGTCGTGCCCTTGTTCACCGCCACCTGGATGGTGCGCGCGCGGTCGGCCGCCGAGATGCCGGTGGTGACGCCTTCGGCCGCTTCGATCGACACGGTAAAGTTGGTGCCGAACGAGGTGCCGTTACGGGATGTCATCATCGGCAGCGCCAGGCGGTCGCAGATTTCTTCGGACAGGGTCAGGCAGACCAGGCCGCGCGCATGGCGGATCATGAAGTTGATCGCCTCGGGCGTGACGAAGTCGGCTGCAAGCACGAGGTCGCCTTCGTTCTCGCGATCTTCTTCGTCGACCAGGATGACCATGCGGCCGGCACGAAGTTCGGCAACGATGTCCTCGGTGCTGGAAATAGACATACGGGATTCCTTGAAACGGGAGGGTTATGCGTAATCCGCTATTTTAATGGATTTACAGACGTTCAACCGCATTCCCCCCTTGCCTATCCCCAAATCGGCAGCACAGCCACGCCGGGACGTCAACCAGCGTTACGATTGAGCAACAACTAATGATTTTGCGGCTTTAAATTGCTAAGCTCAATGTTTTTGCGTGCAGCACCGCACTGTGCCCGGGCCAAGCTGGATTATGATAATGACATCTTTGCCGCATTCGTCGAGGCGATGCTGCTGTAATTTTTCGGAGTCGCCATGCCGGTAGTCCTCCCAATCGGTCATCGAGACGCCGCATACTGCGGCAGGCGTCGCTGATGGCTACGATCCTGATCGTCGATGACCGTCCCAGCAACCGCAGCTACCTGTCGGCCCTGCTCGGCTATACCGACCACCGGATGCTCGAGGCCGAGGACGGCGCCCAGGCGCTGGCCATCACGCGCGCCGAACGGCCCGACCTGATCATCACCGACATCCTGATGCCGACCATGGACGGCTACGAGTTCGTCCAGCAGTTGCGCGCCGATCCCGCGCTGCGCGCGACCCGCGTCATCTTCTTCTCGGCCGTGTATTCGGAGCGCGAGACGCTGGCGATGGCGGCGCGCTGCGGCGTGACCACGGTGCTGGGCAAACCGGCCGAGCCGCAACGCATCCTCGAAGCCGTCGCCGCCGAGCTGGGCGTGGCGCGCGGGGCGCCGGCGCCCAGCCTGCCGCTGGACGAAGAGCGCGACCTGCCGTTCGACCTCTGCGCGCGCCTGTCCGAACTCGAACGCATGTGCATGATGCTGGTGGGCGAGCGCCGCGTCGAGGCCCTGGCCTGCGCCTTCGTCGACGCCGCGCGGCGCGTGCTCAATGCCGACTGCGTCGCCCTGTGCCTGCTGGCCAGCACCGAACGCACGGTGCGCCACCTGTGCACGCACGGTGTCGACGGCGGCCTGCTCGAAGACTATGCGCTGCGCGAGAAGGAACTGCCCGGCGTGCTGCTGCGCGCCCGCGCGCCGCTGCGCCTGGATGGCGACGACGCCCTGCTGGCCACCCTGCCCCAGCACCACCCGGAAGTCGGCCACCTGCTCGGCCTGCAGGTGCACGACCTGCAGCATCCGCTCGGCTGGCTGTATTGCACCCGGCGCGTCGGCGCGGCGCCGTTCTCGGACGAGGAAGAACGCTGGGCCACGGCGCTGGCGGCCCAGCTGGCGGTGGCCTATGAAAACCTGAACCTGTACGAAGTCGTGCAGCGCCATGCGGCCCAGTTGCAGCTCGAGGCCATCGCGCGCGCCGACACCGACGCCGCCCTGCGCGACAGCGAGCACCGGCTGGAACTGGCGCGCCAGGTGTTCGACAGCACGCAGGAGGCGATCCTGATGACCGACGCCGACGCGCGCATCGTGGCCGTCAATCCGGCCTTCGAAGAGATCACCGGCTTCCTCGAATCCGAGGTGGTCGGCCGCAGCCCCTCGATGCTGCGCTCGGGCCGCCACGATCCCGGCTTCTACCGCGCGATGTGGGAGTGCCTGGAAAAGGACGGCCAGTGGCGCGGCGAGGTCTGGAACCGCCGCAAGAACGGCGAGATCTACCCCGAGCGCACCAGCCTGAGCGTGGTGCGCAACGACGCCGGCGAGATCACCGCCTATGTCTCGGTGTCGACCGACCTGTCGGCCCTGAAGGCGGCCCACCACCAGCTCGATTTCCTGGCCAACCACGACGCACTGACCCTGCTGCCGAACCGCTCGCTGTTCAACGACCGCATGCAGCAGGCGCTGGCCGCGGCGCGCCAGGACGCCAGCCAGGTGGCCCTGCTGCTGTTCAACGTCGACCGCCTGTCGCGCATCAACGATAGCCTCGGCCACGCGGCCGGCGACGCCGTGCTGCGCGAAGTCGCGCGCCGCGCCAGCGAGGTGGCCGGCCCGACCGACACCGTGGCGCGCCTGTCGGGCGACGAATTCGTGCTGCTCCTGACCAGCTTCGACGACACCGACGACGTGATCTACACGGCCCAGCGCCTGATCGACGCCATGTCCCAGCCACACCCGGTGGATGGGCACGACGTGGTGGTCACCGGCAGCATCGGGATCAGCGTCTACCCGCGCGACGGCGACGCACCGGGCGACCTGCTCAAGGCGGCCGACGCCGCGCTGACCCACGTGAAGGATTCGGGCCGCAACGGCTTCCGGTTCTTCAAGGGCGAGATGAACGCCGAGGCGCTGCGCTGGCTGGCGCTGGAAACGCGCCTGCGGCGCGCGATCGAGCGCGACGAACTGTCGCTGCACTACCAGCCGCAGGTCTCGCTGACCGATGGCCGCGTGGTCGGCATGGAAGCCCTGCTGCGCTGGCGCAGCGAAGAAATCGGCCCGGTCTCGCCCGCCGACTTCATCCCTCTGGCCGAGGACACGGGCCTGATCCACCCGATCGGCGAATGGGTGATCCGCCAGGCCTGCCGCCAGAACAAGGCCTGGCAAGACGCCGGCCTGGCGCCGGTGCGGGTCGCGGTGAATGTTTCGGCCAGCCAGTTCAAGGCCGGCACCGTGGCGCAAGTCGTGCGCGCCGCCCTGCAGGACAGTGGCCTGGCCCCGCGCTGGCTCGAGGTCGAACTGACCGAGAGCGTGATGCTGGGCGACAGCGCGGCGGCCGAGGCGCAAATGGCCGAACTGCGCGCGCTGGGGGTATCGCTGTCGCTGGACGACTTCGGCACCGGCTACTCGTCGCTCGGCTACCTGTCGCGCTTCCCGCT
This portion of the Telluria beijingensis genome encodes:
- a CDS encoding response regulator transcription factor, whose product is MKLLLVEDNERVARFVRKGLTEAGHTVDHADNGRDGMYHAVSEPYDAIVMDRMLPGGIDGLGIVEALRQQGNRVPILILSALDGVDDRIRGLRAGGDDYLTKPFAFGELLARLDALLRRSQSQAVETVMTLGDLSVDMLSHRVTRAGKPVALQPREFKLLTYLLRHANQVVTRTMLLESVWDYHFDPQTNVIDVHISKLRQKIDAGFATPLLRTVRNAGYMLTDQP
- a CDS encoding sensor histidine kinase; the protein is MNLRLPGFSARTIAIGYAVVSLLVLAMFAGPLWFAWHKNIGEVRTQLLKSDARHLSNLFERQGPPALAAAIDSQVHGVNDGVRKIMLLVAPDGAKLAGNLPEWPEGVPERDGLCQVTIRVDDKPRNVELVRVTLEDGYMLLVASNLDRFQQLERLFAYGLLGCALAVLVGAALGGVLIRRALLGRVQRISQTTASIIEGKLSHRLVEPCDGDELQQLTRTVNRMLDQIEHLVTGVQDVSNAIAHDLRTPLSELRARLEELSVARPAGEETFAEIDAAIDDVDRVMGIFNALLRLAEIDSGSRRGGFVEVDLAALGAEVTEFYGPVAELKDIDLGFDAPEDLRVVGDPVLLAQALGNMADNALKFAPVRGTIAITARRLDADTVAVVVADNGPGIPEHERTRVIERFYRVDASRGTPGVGLGLSVVSAVARLHGGALTLEDNHPGLRATLRLQANPAAQAR
- a CDS encoding amidohydrolase family protein; this translates as MLVREGRIVEVGRGLEAAGVERIDAAGMILMPGLVDTHNHLWLSAARGQFRNTARTDYFVLKKHLGRHYTARDIEVGTYFGALETLASGVTTTVDFFHNLRSPAHLDAAERALRRSGIRARLLYGAHDDLPGHESVDLEHLAAVAGRMRQGMVTLGFGWRGVGEGAPALLENGRREVAAARALGLPVSVHSGGKRNGALVASGLLGKDVQIVHATGATPGELAAFRAAGSALSLTPVTEQRVGYGLTVLSDYQDVGRLGLGIDGTALAGSADLFANMRLLALTESGARKAETAVAPRRILELATIEAARSIGMDDQIGSITPGKRADLILVDPGALNMALSSEDDPYALVVYSATPANVDTVIVDGVVRKRGGRLLGVDVPQAMKDARGSIEAIMERAGPVPAPNAGK
- the ubiD gene encoding 4-hydroxy-3-polyprenylbenzoate decarboxylase; the protein is MKYTDLRDFMAQLERMGELKRVDIPVSPHLEMTEVCDRTLRAAGPALLFSQPSGHTIPVLGNLFGTPRRVALGMGADDLGELRQIGHVLARLKEPEPPKGFKDIMGMGSLVKAVWDMAPKEVKGAPCQEIVWEGKDVDLGRLPIQHCWPGDVAPLITWGLVITKGPNKKRQNLGIYRQQVLGPNKVIMRWLAHRGGALDFREHALANPGQPYPIAVALGADPATILGAVTPVPDTLSEYQFAGLLRGSRTALTKAIGSELRVPASAEIVLEGHIHPDENHPSGFEHALEGPYGDHTGYYNEQDSFPVFTIDRITMRRDPIYHSTYTGKPPDEPAVLGVALNEVFIPLLQKQFTEITDFYLPPEGCSYRMAVVQMKKQYAGHAKRVMFGVWSFLRQFMYTKFIVVVDEDVDVRDWKEVIWAITTRVDPTRDTVMVDNTPIDYLDFASPISGLGSKMGIDATNKWPGETNREWGTPIVMEPAVKKKIDEIWGQLGI
- a CDS encoding transglycosylase SLT domain-containing protein, which produces MASQPITWSSVSKTASGLLKTARTTLTVFGLTAVAMLALLYTNDSFAKRVSEMLHPQPVTVAAVPVAPVVASTPKAVVEAVAVETTHLRDSHAMLGDSKQQQYVTKWLSKRYRVAGDAANMLVSTAYLTAHELKLDPLLILAVMAIESGLNPFAESAMGAKGLMQVMAKVHHDKFEDVGGPQAALNPVANIRVGALILKDYVKRTGSIEGGLKTYVGAADLETDSGYGNKVLAEYKLLKKVSKGQNVPVRTPRVAPAPATIMTAKQTETDTAKPEAKPMQETTTVSTTGAKVPNVEPLAGL
- the nusB gene encoding transcription antitermination factor NusB, giving the protein MTDKSTHANPSKNRTPRHRAREFALQGLYQWLLNNESARVVATNIRGAHGFDKADSEFFSALLNGAISTSIELREAIAPLIDRAIGELSPIEHAVLLLGAYELKNHPEIPYRVVINEAVELTKSFGGIDGHKYVNGVLDKLASKLRPDEVAANERR
- the ribH gene encoding 6,7-dimethyl-8-ribityllumazine synthase; translation: MTVGTFESNLQGEDLRIGIVQARFNADVGHGLLSSCLAELKRLGVADEDILHVTVPGALEVPLALQRMAVTEQFDALIALGAVIRGETYHFELVSNESGAGITRIGLDYGIPIANAILTTENDEQAEVRMAEKGGDAARVAVEMANLLMALDELVPEDE